The Stigmatella ashevillena genomic sequence GACGGGCCCGCTGATCGTCTCCGGGGAGATCAAGGACGCCTTGGAGCGCATGGGAGCCACAGGCACAAGGTTCGAGGAGGTCTAGTCCGAGCCCCGGAGGAGCACCGCAGCTTGGAAGGAACGATTTGACAAACGATGCGCTGGTTGTCACAGTATCCCAATGACAGCGCCCCTGAAAGAGGACGAGGCCGCCGCGCGTCGCTCGAAGATCCTGCTCGCCGCGCGGTGGTGCTTCCTCAGCTTCGGCTTCGCGAAGACGTCGTTCGAGGACATCGCCAAGCGTGCGAACCTCTCGCGCACGCTGCTGTACCGGATCTTCAAGGACAAGGAAGACATCTTCAAGGCCGTCTTCGTGGACTGGCTGGTTTCGCGGCATCCCGCGGCGAAACAGGCGGCGACCGCGCCGGGCAGCCCGTACGAACGCTTGCTCAACGTGTGTCGCCTGATGGTGCTCGACCCCTGGGCAGAGATGGTCGGTGCGCCCATGGGGCGTGAGTTCTTCGACGCCTGCGAGCGGATCGATCCCGTCATCGACGCGCAGCACCGCCAGGTCTTGCTGCAATGCGTGTCCGCCATCCTGGGTGATGAGGCGAGTGCAGAGGTCTTCCTCCTCGCCTTGGACGGCCTCCTTGCGGATGAACCCACGACGGAGGTGCTGGAACAGCGAACGCGGATTCTCGCAGCTCGTTTCGTCCCCCCCCCCCAAGAGAAAGGGAAGCGAAAGTGAGCAACACCGAAAGTCCTCCGCTGCGAGTCATCGTCTTCGGCGCGACCGGCATGGTCGGCGCGGGGGCCCTGCGCGAAGCGCTCAACGCTCCCGAGGTGGGCTCGGTGCTCAGCATCGGACGACACCCGTGCGGCGTCGAGCACCCGAAGCTGCGCGAGCTCCTGCTGCCCGATCTCTTCGACTTCGCCGCTGTCGAGAACCAACTCGTCGGCTACGACGCCTGCATCTGGGCGGTGGGCATCAGCTCCGTGGGCCTCGACGAGGCAGCCTACGCCAGGGTGACCGAGGAGTTGACGCTCGTCTGGGCGCGCGCGCTCCTCCGGCTGAACCCAGAGTTCTCCTTCTGCTACTGCTCCGCAGGTGGCGCCGGCGGCCGTTCGATGTGGGCGCGCGTTCGGCAGCGCGTCGAGGGCGCGCTGAAGTCGATGCCGTTCCGCTATGCCGGCGCCGTCCGCCCTGGCTTCATCCGGCCCGGCCCGGGCATTCGCAGCCGCACGCGCCTCTATCAGGCTGGGATTGTCCTGCTGAAGCCGGTCTTCCTTCTCGTCCCGTTCCTCATGCGGGTGTTTCCGTTCCTGTTCACGACCTCCGAGCTCCTCGGCCGCGCGATGCTTCGCGTCGTCGAAGGACGGGCCGATCGGTTCATCCTCGAGTCGGCCGACATCAACAGGGTCGGCGCATGAGTCCGAAGACTCGCTCGCTGCGCAGCGCCAAGCTCGGCGTCGTCATCCTGGTGCTCCTCGCGCTCGCCGGTGCCTACCACTTTGGAATCTTCGCGCGGGTCGCCGAACCGAAGATCCTGGCCGAGACGCTCGTCGAGATGGGAGCGTGGGGCTACCTCGCGTTCATCCTCGCGTACACGGTGCTGCAGCCGTTCGGCGTCCCTGGGACGATCTTCGTCGTCGCAGCACCGCTGATCTGGCGGTGGCAGACGGCCTTTGCGCTCTCGATGATCGGGACGATGTGCGCGAGCGTCGTCGGTTTCTCGTTCGCGCGCTTCGTGGCGAAGGACTGGGTCTCGGCTCGCATTCCCGCCCGGCTCCGCAAGTACAACGAGTCCCTCGAGCGGAACGCATTCCAGACCGTCGTCGTCCTTCGCCTGATTCTCTGGATGCCGCAGGTGCTCCACTCCTTCTTCGGCGTCTCGAAGGTGGGGTTCTGGACCCACTTCTGGGGCTCGCTCGTCGGCTACGTTCCGCCGCTGCTCTTCGTGAGCTACCTCGGCGGCGAGATGTTCGATGCGTCGGGGAGGATTCAGCCCGGCGCGTGGCCGATCCTCGCCGGACTGCTCATCGCTTCGCTGCTCATCGCCGCGCTCGTCCGAGCCTACGAGCGCCGTCGTCCCTCTGGAGGGCTCCGCGACTCACAGCGCGGTGCTTAGGCGCTTCTCTTCACCGCAACATACCGAGCAACTCATGGCGCACGACCTCGAAGCTCGCGAACGTTCTCGGCATTCGGGTCGGACTTGGGTCTCCTGCTGAACGTGGTGTACGCACTCGCAAAGCCCTTTTCAAAGACGCCGAAGCAGGGCGCGGACTCCCTCCTCTGGCTTGCAACCTCGCCGGAAGCGGCGTCGCTCAAGGGGCAATATCTCTCGGATCGCCGTCCCGTGAGCTCATCGAAGCAAGCGATGGACCCGAAGCTGGCGGCCGACCTGTGGGCGCTGAGCGATAAACTCTGCGCCGAGGCTGCAGCGCGCGCGGCGTGAGGGCTCCCTTTGGAATGGCTCGGGCCGCTTGGCTGTCTGCTGAAGACAGGAGGAGACAACCCCTCGTTGCTGAATTGAAGACGCGCATCATCTTTGCGCCAAACGGCTTCATCCTGTGGGGTGAGCTGTCTGCCGTGGCGACCGAGGGGTAACACGACAGCACTGCAGTATTCCCGGCCCATCGAAGTTCCTCGATTCCAAGGAGATGACCATGTCGATCGGTGGCGTTTCGTCGCAGTTGACCGGCGGAATTCTGAAAAACACGAAACAGCAGAACGACTGGATTGCCCAGGCGCCGCCCGAGATGCGCCCGCAGATGCAGGCGCAACTGGAGATGCAGAAGATGCAGGAGCTCGTGCAGATGATCACGCAGATGATGAAGGCGATGCACGAGATGTCGATGAGCGTCATCCGCAACATCGGTGGCTAATCGGGCGTTCTGACGTCGCAGCGGTCAGGAACCGGCTTCGCGCGGGCCCTTTGGGCCTCGGGCGGAGCCGGTTCACAGCGATGAAGTGTATTTCCGAGAAGCCTCGTCGAAATCCATGAGGGGTGCTGCGATCAGGCCGTCGGCCAAGCGGCGCCCTCCGAGAGGATCGATGGCCTCGATGGTGTAGGCCGGTTCGTGCCGATCCAGGCCTGGAGATGATCACATCGAAGGTGGTTGCCGGACCGCCCTGGGGCACGAACCAGTGGGTGTTGTTGCGTTGCGAGCACATGGCCGAGACTTCGCCCACGGCCGCGAGCTGGTCGCGGGTCGGACGAATCACCATCCCTCCTTTTTCGTCCCGGCCAGCGGACCGACGACCCTGGATCAGCAGGGCTCGTTCGTCATCGCCGCCACCGTACGTCGTCGATCAGCCGCGACCGACACGGCCCACAGCGCCAGGCCGCCCAGTGCCAGCAGGC encodes the following:
- a CDS encoding TetR/AcrR family transcriptional regulator — encoded protein: MTAPLKEDEAAARRSKILLAARWCFLSFGFAKTSFEDIAKRANLSRTLLYRIFKDKEDIFKAVFVDWLVSRHPAAKQAATAPGSPYERLLNVCRLMVLDPWAEMVGAPMGREFFDACERIDPVIDAQHRQVLLQCVSAILGDEASAEVFLLALDGLLADEPTTEVLEQRTRILAARFVPPPQEKGKRK
- a CDS encoding TVP38/TMEM64 family protein, whose protein sequence is MSPKTRSLRSAKLGVVILVLLALAGAYHFGIFARVAEPKILAETLVEMGAWGYLAFILAYTVLQPFGVPGTIFVVAAPLIWRWQTAFALSMIGTMCASVVGFSFARFVAKDWVSARIPARLRKYNESLERNAFQTVVVLRLILWMPQVLHSFFGVSKVGFWTHFWGSLVGYVPPLLFVSYLGGEMFDASGRIQPGAWPILAGLLIASLLIAALVRAYERRRPSGGLRDSQRGA